The region CTGGCCGTAGCACCTTCTAACAGGCTTGCCTTATCGACAATCAATACTTTGAGATGGGGATCTTTCTGGTGAAGCCAAAATGCTGTTGAGATGCCCGCAATTCCACCGCCAACGATTACTGCGTCCCAATAGACTTTGCTGGCATCTTCAATGTGAGAAAGAAGTCGAACATTTTTCGAGCTCCTCCATTGAGGATTTGTGTGTGTGCTCATCCAGTAGGACTTTGTCACAGAAAACTCTCCAAATAAGAACCCTCAGAGGTTCGAGGCGTCACTTTAGGTCTGCCTCCGCTGGTTGCAATTAGTTGGTTGCATCTCAGAACCTCAACGTCTACAGACTTACCATCATAAAATAACGCTAGATAAATTTAATCATTTCTTCTGCGGTGCAAAGACATGGATAGCCATCCCTTGTGCACTCATATTTTACGTCTTTCCAATACTCCTTATGAGTTGCGACGGTTTGAAACCCATTTCGCTTGAGGTAACGGCGAGAAGAGTCCTGTGGCGACTCAACCCAACTATGTGCGACGATAGCTTTGGCCCCTTGCGATCGCAAAACATCAATAGACATGTTGGAGAGGTGTGACCCCCAACCAATACCTTGCACCGATGGGTGTAAGAACAGCGATTGAAAATAACCGACTTTACTTTTTGAAACATTCCATAGGTG is a window of Bdellovibrionales bacterium CG10_big_fil_rev_8_21_14_0_10_45_34 DNA encoding:
- a CDS encoding GNAT family N-acetyltransferase, with product MSNYQAACFSTEWILAVKEFTDAQIGNGYFSESKLADIIERSTSNGECASFILLTEDLQVVGVRLTLAPGNWIDTKRSKVSPHLWNVSKSKVGYFQSLFLHPSVQGIGWGSHLSNMSIDVLRSQGAKAIVAHSWVESPQDSSRRYLKRNGFQTVATHKEYWKDVKYECTRDGYPCLCTAEEMIKFI